Genomic window (Musa acuminata AAA Group cultivar baxijiao chromosome BXJ1-9, Cavendish_Baxijiao_AAA, whole genome shotgun sequence):
aacctcaggagagggtgatttCAGACTCAGATAATCCAGTGTCTCAGTCTCAATCTGAGTGGCAAAGTTCATCATGCATGGCCGATTGCAATTTGAGCAGTGATATGCTGAATGAACATGAAGAGCTAATAATTGATGAGGGCACAATTAGCATTTCTAGTGTCTACTCCCAAGGGTGAGTCATCATTCAACTGAAACATTTTTGTTCAGATTGTCATGACAACTTTTTATGCGCTTTCATGGGAAAATTTGTCTTCTTGTCAAATGTAGAATGAACTCCTTATGGATTACCTGCGTGCAGGTTATTGACCGCATTGTCACAAGCCATGGCTAGTTCAGGAGTAGATCTGTCTCAAGCCAGCATTTCTGTGCAGATAAATCTTGGCAAGGGTGCAAGCAAAAGGCCTACCACTGCTAATATGTCCAATGCAAAGGTGTGAACTATCTTGTTTGTTCCTTGTCCTATATTTAGCAACTAGAATGATTAATGTGATTATGGAACATGTTGAATCCAATTTCAGTAGATAACTCTCTTGGAAGTTCTCATGGTACCCAATGCTGGTGGGCAGATGCACTATAGATTTACCTGTTTCTAATGGAATTATCTCCTTGTTCTTCCAACAGATGATGACAACATAAGATGAATAACATCATACATAAGATATTTTGTTAATCAACATCATGTGTTTTTTCTTCTTGTGGATATGCTCACCAGTTAATTGAtctcattaataatattttacacAATATTTAAGCAGTGCTTTATTAAATTGGTATTCTAACGTGGTGGTTGGACCTACCGTTATGGATTTATGGCTAGTTTTGCTGAGGGAACTATATGTGGACGCGCAAGAATCCACACTTAATGGCCTTACCCTGTTTAGAAACTACTAAATAACGTGTTCCATATTATCGTTTATAGGATCACTCGGACAATTCACATATTCATCAAATAATGGGAAACTCGGTGCCAGGGAGCAACATTGAGGAGTCTGAACAAGTGCCAAAGCGGCAAAAAGGCTGATACCAGCAAGTGACTATGTTTCAACAGTTTGAATTTTTTGTGATCATCCAACCGATGAACCTGCAAGGCGTTGCCTCTTGTCCTCGTTGTAATAGCATTGTGTATTCTTTTGTAATCACGTGAAGCTTTTTCTTGCAGAACCGAGAAGCTAATTGGCGTGTATGCTTCTGGTCCTCTCTATGGAGTCTTGTAACGTCCAAGTCCTTGTATGAATCTGTCCTTTTCGACCATTGGTCGCTGTGAATTGTACTGATCGATTACACGGCAGTGGTTTTCTTCTAAACCTGGATGAGTTTGATCGACCATGTGTTGCTGGAGCACCGAATCATCATAAATTATTGGAGATTGCTAAACATATCTCTGCTGGGGAGGATTGTTGCATGCATGCTTGTAAAGCGGTTGATTGAGTACATATGGCGTTCTCATCAGTTCTCTGAAGGTAGGCTGTGGCTGCAACTGCCTGTTCCCGTTCCTTGGCAAGGAAAACTGGGTGGATAATTTAATTGTTTTGTATATGCATGTACGAAAGGCATTTCATTGAAAAATGAACATCTGCCTTTGAAAATTTTACAGGATTTAAACAAACATATTGCTCGGATTGGGATGATACCATCCAAATTCAATTGTTTTCTTGTATTGTTCTCTggtaatattataaatttgaacACCAGAAGAGTATAACTATAGTATGACAGAGTGTAAACACTCACTAAATCCATGATGCAGTCTCCAAACAGTGACCATGTATAAAGTAACTCATCATCACCATTTAAAACCACACAATCTACAGAACAAATTCACCGGAGGAAGagagtatatgtgtatatatagaaGATTATATGTATATCTCTCTGGTCCTCAATTATTCCCCGTCCCAAATCGTGAGACTGCAACACCAGAAGAAGTAAAACAGGAAAATTTTTTATGGCACAGATAAATAACAGAAGGACAAGAAGAAGAATGCGTGAACCTTTACATTATTATATCAGACGACGACTATGACTGCTGCCGCCAAAGTGGCAGCCATGGCGGCGGTGAGCCACCTTCCGGCGGCGCTGAGACTGAGAGCAGAGTTGTCCGACGCCTCTTCGTCCGCAGGTGACTCCTCGGGGCCTGCCGCGGCGTGCTTGGACTTCTTGGAAGCCGGGGCGGGAGCGTCGGCCTCGACGACCTCGGGGATCTTGAACAGCTCCCGGGGCTGGAGCACCTTGTTGATAGCGTAGACTGCGTCAGGATCCTGGTCGAGGATTGTGGAGGTGATGGTGGCGGTGACAACTCGGGTCTTGACCGTGATGGCGTCGCCGTCGGTCCGCACGGTGTAGTGGAAGTTCTTGTTGCGGCTGGTGGTGGCGAGGGTAGTGAAGAAGCCGTTGTTGGTTTTGAGGAGCTGGGGAGAGTAGTACGCCGGCACGCCGTGGTAGAGGAGGAGGGAGGCCTTACCGTCGGCAGTGAGGTTTTTGTACTTGGGGCCGAAGGCCCTGACGGCGCCATCACTGGGGCAGAAGACCGTGAGCCCGACGTCGAGGTTGTCCTCGAAGATCTGAAGGACGTCCGGGCTGGCTAGTAGCAGATCGGCGAAGGCCTTGCAGCCCTTCTTGGCCAGGAGCACGGTGAGGTTGACGGGGGCGGGCGCCGCCACGGGGGCCTCCGCCTCGGGGGAGCTGAGGATGGTGCTTATCTGCAGGATGGAGATGTTGTAGGGGATCTCCTTCAAGGACTTAACCAAGACAGCAGGCGGGGCGCCGCCGGCGTCCTCGGTGATGAAGGTGACCTTTCCCCGGCGGTGGTCGGTGATGTTGATGTAGCCGGTAGTGCCGGGGGCGTGGCCAGAGGACTGGAAGacggaggaggagatggtggagcCCCTGCTGAGCTGGTGGAGCTTCCTGGAGCTGTAGTAGTCGCTGAGGATGTGGAGGGAGAGGACGTTGCGGAGGGTGAGGAGGGAGAGGTGCTTGGCGAGGAGGTCGGACATGCCGGCGTTGTCGACGGCGAGCACCGTGATGGTGAGGCGGCGGTTGATCTCGTTGGCTAGGTGGGTGGCGGACAGGTAGTGGTTGAAGGTGGAGAATTCCGGGTGCTGCGCCAGGATCTTGGTTATGTTGTGGCCGCGTGCCACCGGAAAGGTAGCAGCAGCGGCCAACAGCAGGAGAGAAGCGGCAAGGAGAGGAACAGCTCGCTGCATTGCCTCTGCTGGCTGTAGAATGGTGAATGCTACACTAACCGTAGgaattgaggaggaggaggaggaagagagaagcAGGGAGCGCTTGTGTGGTGTGCGGGGAAGAAGGGGAACGGAGATTATAAGGTCGAAGAAGCAGCGTAGACGAAGTAGCTCATGCACTGAGACGCGAGTCAAGTCCTTAGTTACGAAACGAAAGACAGGCGTCAGCCATGTCTTACTATACAATGGATGTGTTGGAGAATCACCATCGTCTTTCAATGAAATAGCTGCTGCTTGTAGCCAGAACAAGATTCAATTAGATTAGCAACTCAAATTCCCGTTGCATTATTGACGATTAGGTACCGCCAAAGATCAATCACGCTTCCCACcacaacaaagaaaaagaaaggaagcaaCATCAAGTTGGTGCAAATGGGGCACCTTGGTATGGACGTATCACCTAAATCCGGAAGGATACCATGAGTTGGTGTTTGGTGTTCTACAAATACAACGGGCGAAAAGGGAGAGGAATGCTGGCGTTCGTAAGTCGCTACCACCACGACATCGGCAACACGCCCACCTCGGCATGTGCTGAAGGAGAAATCAAACCATCTCTGACCGCCGAACTAAAACTGTCGGCAGCGCAACAAAGTATAAACTCTATACATCCGGCAGCGGCGGCGGAAGAGTAGGGCGGAGGAGGAGACGCCGCTTCTTCGCTTCCACAGACGGCAACTCCGGCCAGCTCCGCCGCAGGGCCCACCGCAGCAGGGGTGTTGAGTTGGCGGAAGGCAATCATTGTGGGTACACGGCAGCACCCATCTCCGCCCTACGTTTCAATGATGACGATGATGGAGTTGGCGTTTGGTCGGGGTTCTCCATCGGTCCCTCTTGTATTCACTTAATTCTTCGTCCTCTTCTGCTCCTATTTCTTTTCTTTGATTCCAAAACTTAAAATGAGAAGCGATAGTTTGATCGGCAGCATTGTTTTTGCACAATCTCATCCAAACCATGAGTTCTAGTACTAATACTTTGCTTCCTTTTTCTGTTCGTCGGTATTTAATTCATGCCCTGTTTTACTAATACTCGTCAATATTTTTAATGTGCcttcaatataaatgataatttatcaagtaataatataaatgataagtGCCTTTTCGATGTAATAAAATCGGAATGCTCACTCGAAACAAATAATTTCACATTGACCCTTGTTTTcctcaaaataaataattattcattATTCTTTATTCTCATAAGTGccttttcaaaataataaaattgaGAAGCTCACTAAAAGCAAATAATTTCACGTAGGCCCTCGTAGTCCTGTTAGCATAATTATTAGAAATGGAACAAACCAAATAATCATATCAGACTAATtgaggattagatcattaattggtctaatttgttaggatcaattatattaaaatattaaaatgaatCGATTGACTTGATTGACTCTTGAATAACCCTGATGAATTTAGATGAATCGAATAAAAtcgattttaattttataaaaatagttAGGTTTATTTAAATATCCATACCTTAatttgtttattatttatttaagataatattttttttaattttaaaattaagattaacgtgagaaaaaaaaaagatctctcacgtaattatttttctcttttgacCATCCTCTCTTCGTTTACCTCCTTTTCCTCTCACTATCGTTCTCTCTCCACCTATCCTCACGTCTCACCTTTTCTTTCCCTAGTCATCAAAATTATTACGAGAAAATAAATCAAATGttgcaataaataaaaaatacttttaaaaatttataatatgatTACAAAATAAACTCTTGGTTGAATTATCATACTACATTTTATATGAGAAATTCGTATGCATATATTATTCATTTCATTTTGATATCCTAGAAAATATCCATTGCCTTTGTATCATTGATTAATTTATTTTGTGTTAGATTAATATAATTACCTCTTAGATTGATATCATTGCATGGTATTTAATCTAGATAAaagtttatgtttataatatttgattgatattatatatttttaattatttatatatttaaaaatatttttaatcaaacatATGGTCCAATCGATAGACTCATCGATCCAACCAATGATCAAGTGATGTAGTGATGATATAATGATCAGTTCAATTACATTTTTGTATTTAAAATCCAAGATAGGACGGTCTAGATGAGGCTCCCATTTATtttccaaccaatgatgtgctggAAACTAGTGCATGCATTGTTGATTTAGGATGTGATCATCATCTCACTAGTGATGGTACCAAATTCATAAATTTTCATTAATATGAAGGTAATGATGTAATTATCACGGCAAATAATATTGTTCACCAAGTAGACAAAGAAGACACtattataatttcaaataaagaCAGTGATCCTATTATATTGAAGTGTGTGTACCATATTCTAGGTACGAAGAAAAATCTCTTTTATGTTGCAAATATAGttgatgttgaaaattatattctttttggtcctaatgaaatcaagtttcttcataatataaaagaattaaatgcAGATATAGTACACACTAGTAAAAGAatcaaagatttatatattttattagcaTCAATCTCTTATATTGATAAGAAGAGTACAAATGACATACATTAATCTGACATGCTAGACTTGGTTATATAAATTTTCTTAAATTAAAGATTATAATGCAAAAAAAATTAGTGAATGGTCTTTCCAATCTTACTACTTTTAGTGATAATGAAGTTTGTAAAAGATATTAATATAGCAAAATACACATGTAACCTTTTGATTTGATTACTTTCAAGATGTAAATTTTCCTTGGAGCTTATTCATACATATCGATCTAATGAGCCCTATTCAAACACCATGTTCTTGCTTCTCTTTATTGATAATTTTATAAGGTTGTCTATTTTGTGAAGGAAAAATCAAAAgctttttcaaaattttaaggGTTCAAGGAAAAATCAAAAGCTTTTTCAAATTAAAGGTGCTCTGAAAGAAAAATTAAAGGATTGCACATTGATAATAGCGGAGAGTTCACTTCTGATAGATTCTGCTCTTTTTGCAAAGAGTATGACATGAAAAGGGAAATTACATACGCAAATATATTGCAACAAAATTTATGGCTGAATGAAAGATTTGACATCTCATGGAGACTTATAAATGTTGGCTTCATACAAAGAATTTACCTAAAGCCTTATGGGCAAAAGGTATGATATATGCaaacttatattattaattaaaattttcttagtTCAATTAATCTGAAATCTCCATATAAGCTCGTAAGAAACTAGATGTTAAATATTTCAGAGTATTTGGTTCTCTATGCTATGTTCACATACCAACTCAAAGAGAAGCAAGCTTGATGCTAAGACTAAGAAATGCATCTTTATTAGCCATGATAAAAGGAAAAAAGTTTGAAAATACATGGATCCATAAACACATAGGTATGTGGTATCTCGAGATATTATGTGTGATGAAGTTTCTTGTTATTATCCTTCACAAGTAATTTcttttaaaaatatcaatcataataataaaaatgatatatgttcaaaacctatgattgagattccTTTGCCATCTAATGCTCTTACAGATTTTGACTCGTCTTCTTCCTCATCTGTATCTACtcctattatttttttatcaccaATGATAGAGCAAAGTGATAGGGGGAGTAATGATATTCATGAAGAGAAAATTCAAAtactaagaaaataaaaaagaacaatTGTCAAACCATCACATTAGGAGACAATATAAGCATATGTCATTATTTCTTTTCTGaactaattaataattttaagccTCTTTGTTTCGATAAAGCTAAAAGTGTTAAAGTGTGGAAGGATgccataaataaaaaaatgaatgttGTTCGTAAAAATAAAACTCAGGATCTTTCCTCAAGGCCTATTGATTTTCGGGAGAAATTTGGTGAAATTTTTTATTTGCACAAGTCTATTCTTAAATTCGACATTCGTATGGATGTTGTACCTTT
Coding sequences:
- the LOC135593455 gene encoding fasciclin-like arabinogalactan protein 2, yielding MQRAVPLLAASLLLLAAAATFPVARGHNITKILAQHPEFSTFNHYLSATHLANEINRRLTITVLAVDNAGMSDLLAKHLSLLTLRNVLSLHILSDYYSSRKLHQLSRGSTISSSVFQSSGHAPGTTGYINITDHRRGKVTFITEDAGGAPPAVLVKSLKEIPYNISILQISTILSSPEAEAPVAAPAPVNLTVLLAKKGCKAFADLLLASPDVLQIFEDNLDVGLTVFCPSDGAVRAFGPKYKNLTADGKASLLLYHGVPAYYSPQLLKTNNGFFTTLATTSRNKNFHYTVRTDGDAITVKTRVVTATITSTILDQDPDAVYAINKVLQPRELFKIPEVVEADAPAPASKKSKHAAAGPEESPADEEASDNSALSLSAAGRWLTAAMAATLAAAVIVVV